From the genome of Eucalyptus grandis isolate ANBG69807.140 chromosome 2, ASM1654582v1, whole genome shotgun sequence, one region includes:
- the LOC104424645 gene encoding peroxiredoxin-2F, mitochondrial: MASLLAKRSSSSVLGGLWTAAARTYASVAVGGDIVSAAPGVSLQKARSWDEGVSSKFATTPVKDIFEGKKVVIFGLPGAYTGVCSQQHVPSYKNNIDKFKAKGIDSVICVAVNDPYTMNGWAENLKAKDAIEFYGDFDASFHKSLDLTKDLSAALLGLRSERWSAYVEDGKVKALNVEEAPSDLKVSGAEVILGQI, encoded by the exons ATGGCGTCGCTGCTCGCGAAGCGCTCGAGCTCCTCCGTCCTCGGCGGCCTATGGACGGCCGCGGCCAGGACCTACGCCTCGGTCGCCGTCGGCGGCGACATCGTCTCCGCCGCGCCGGGCGTCTCCCTCCAGAAGGCTCGGAGCTGGGACGAGGGCGTGTCCTCCAAGTTCGCCACCACACCTGTCAAGGATATCTTCGAG GGCAAGAAGGTGGTGATTTTCGGACTCCCG GGTGCATACACTGGAGTTTGTTCACAGCAGCATGTGCCTAGCTACAAGAATAATATCGATAAGTTTAAGGCTAAAGGCATAGACTCTGTGATTTGTGTGGCTGTCAATGACCCCTACACCATGAATGGCTGGGCTGAAAATCTCAAAGCAAAAGATGCT ATCGAATTCTATGGGGATTTTGATGCTAGCTTCCATAAGAGCTTGGACTTGACTAAAGATCTCTCAGCAGCTTTGCTTGGACTTCGCTCTGAAAG ATGGTCAGCTTATGTGGAGGACGGGAAAGTGAAGGCTCTCAATGTGGAAGAAGCTCCATCCGACCTCAAGGTTTCTGGTGCCGAGGTTATTCTGGGACAGATATGA